The following proteins come from a genomic window of Nitrospira sp.:
- a CDS encoding D-glycerate 2-kinase encodes MTLHLPRSPAQSLLRKLITSGLDAADPYQAVLTSISLNRHSLRVGRRAHDLSCVDRVVAVGAGKASARMAQALEAVLGTRLDDGLVIVKTGHTLVTKRIAMVEAGHPVPDHAGLHAAQQLLRLIQRLTSQDLLIVLLSGGASSLLPAPVAGVTLTDKQRTTRLLLRSGATINEINVVRKHLSLVKGGGLAASTRARIITLLLSDVIGDDLGSIGSGPTAGDLSTFADAVGVLRRYRSWHAVPAAVRRYLYRGQKGDAPETLKPGSRRLRSVQHYIIGNNRIMLEAVARGAQQAGLHTMLVSRPLMGEARVAAKQLTDLAMAIAKGHGILKRPCCVVAGGETTVTVTGRGKGGRAQEFAASAAFEIAGLPNTWVMALGTDGTDGPTDAAGAIVSGGTVARAKKLGIDLRSSLNRHNTYPALKTLGCHVYTGPTGTNVNDLYLALLL; translated from the coding sequence ATGACGCTTCATTTGCCTCGTTCCCCCGCACAATCACTTCTTCGGAAGTTGATTACCTCAGGGCTGGATGCTGCCGACCCCTATCAGGCCGTACTCACTAGCATCTCACTCAATAGACATTCTCTGCGAGTGGGGCGAAGGGCCCACGACCTTTCATGTGTCGACCGTGTAGTGGCGGTTGGAGCCGGCAAGGCGTCGGCAAGGATGGCACAGGCGTTAGAGGCAGTACTTGGGACAAGGTTGGACGATGGGCTTGTTATTGTCAAAACAGGTCACACACTCGTTACCAAACGGATCGCCATGGTCGAAGCGGGTCATCCGGTTCCTGATCATGCAGGTCTTCACGCAGCCCAACAGCTTTTGCGTCTGATACAACGTCTGACGTCTCAAGATCTGTTGATCGTTCTCTTGTCCGGTGGTGCGTCGAGTCTTCTACCGGCTCCAGTCGCCGGTGTGACGTTGACCGATAAGCAACGCACGACACGTTTACTGCTCCGCAGCGGGGCGACAATCAATGAAATTAACGTCGTGAGGAAACATTTATCATTGGTCAAAGGAGGCGGGCTCGCTGCTTCGACCCGGGCGAGGATTATCACGCTCTTACTTTCGGACGTTATCGGCGATGATCTCGGTTCCATCGGCTCGGGCCCGACAGCAGGCGATCTCTCGACGTTTGCGGATGCAGTGGGAGTGCTGCGGCGGTATAGAAGCTGGCATGCCGTGCCTGCGGCCGTACGACGTTATTTGTACCGTGGTCAAAAAGGGGACGCCCCAGAGACCCTGAAGCCCGGTTCACGACGGTTGCGCTCCGTGCAGCATTACATCATCGGCAACAACCGGATCATGCTGGAAGCCGTCGCACGCGGCGCACAACAGGCGGGCCTCCACACCATGCTCGTCTCTCGCCCTCTCATGGGAGAAGCGCGTGTGGCAGCGAAGCAATTAACGGACCTTGCCATGGCGATTGCGAAGGGGCATGGTATCTTGAAACGCCCCTGTTGCGTGGTGGCGGGAGGCGAAACCACGGTGACGGTCACAGGCCGTGGAAAGGGTGGCCGTGCCCAGGAATTCGCTGCTTCCGCCGCATTCGAGATAGCCGGCCTCCCCAACACATGGGTCATGGCACTGGGCACCGACGGAACGGACGGTCCCACCGATGCAGCCGGGGCGATTGTCAGTGGAGGCACCGTCGCTCGGGCGAAGAAACTCGGCATTGATCTCCGGTCATCCTTAAATCGACATAATACCTATCCGGCTTTGAAAACGCTTGGATGTCATGTCTATACCGGTCCTACCGGAACGAACGTTAACGACCTTTACCTCGCCTTGCTGCTCTAG